In Polyodon spathula isolate WHYD16114869_AA chromosome 23, ASM1765450v1, whole genome shotgun sequence, the DNA window CCGATCCTGTTGAGTGCATCATTTTCATATTGGTTTCAGAGACAGATCTTTCTGAGCACAGCTGGAGTTTTTGAAATGTGACGCGAACCCCCTGAGATGCTCTTGTCGGCTGTTGAATAGCTGGCTGAGCATCAAGTGTAAGTCACACATAAGCCATTATTCAAAGTTGGTCATCCTGGTGTCAATCATACTCGCAGCCAATTTGGGTCTAAAAGTGTTTGCCTGCAGACTATACATGAGTCTGTGCATTCACTGCAAGTTGCGCTGACTTATATTAATGAATTTCGATCTTTAAACACAGTTAGAGGTAAATAAATCCATGCTTGTCAAACAGTGCAAATAATGCCACTGGCACTGAACTTGTCCATTCAAATATTACAATTAAGATCATTGCACTGATGCTTAGGGAAAACCATGATAAATTCAGATTAAGAAATTTACTTTGCAAATAATCTGCAAAGAGCAAATTTATATCCAAAGAATGGATATTATGACTTGCTagcctccctatgctttagcagggtggctgacctgaaaaaaaatgatacagcTAAATAGTTGGGACTGGTGAGAATGCTGTTGCACTCATGAAAGATAAGAAGATCCTTCTAAAACACTTAGTATTACCATTTTAATTGCATCCCATTTTTCTTCCTTGTTTTGACATTCGTAGTTcgcttcactatatatatatatatatatatatagagagagagagagagagagagagagagagagagagagagagctatatccaaggagaatcaggattcAACAGATACTCATCaatcatttgaaataattaattaagTCAGTTTATTAATTACTTGTCTTCTCCATCAATAGTAGTAATATTAATATCAACGTGAATTAATAATATCAACAGCATCTTGCATTGAAATTATAGGAGTGTGTCAATACTTTTAAGCACCATATTATATATAGGCATCATACAATGCGTTTAACTATTCTGCATTAATTCCTTGTGCTTGCAATGGTTTGGTTTTTATACTGTAACCAGACTATAATATGTTTCTATATGTTTCACAATGTCATTGTCTTCTGGTACTGGGAAAAAATAGAGCCTCCACTGTATGTTTGCGTCACCATCCAATGTCTTGTCATCAGCACCACGCCTCCTCTTCTCGTGCATAGATAAATCAATCACAACGCAACTTCAGCTAGCAAGACTGGCTTGCGTTTTACAAGTCCCAACAGACTGCTTGCGGTCTGTTAACCAAACAACACACGCTGAAGTCTcagttgcagatttttttttttttttactttttattttatttgtaggcTTACTAAAAATGAATCTCAATTTACCCCTGTTGTCGGAGCACAACACCTCCCGCAACTTTCAGTTAATAACACGGGACTTCTATCTCTCTGGATATTCTGAAACCAATGCCTCATCACCACTCAGCTCAAATAACACGACTGGGAAGCAGGAGGACGACCTTGACGTGAATACGGACATTTACTCCAAAGTCGTGGTCACCGTGATCTACATCGGTCTCTTTTTAGTAGGGTGCCTGGGCAACTCCATCACGGTGTACACGTTAGTTCAGAAGAAGACTTTGCAAAACTTGCAAAGCACCGTGCACTACCACCTGGCGAGCCTGGCGGTCTCCGACCTGCTCATTCTGGTGCTATGCATGCCAATAGAACTCTATAACTTCATCTGGGTTCACAACCCGTGGGCATTCGGCAACGCTGTGTGCAAGGGCTATTACTTTTTGAGAGACGCGTGCACGTATGCCACCGCTTTCAACATTGCCAGCCTCAGCGTGGAGAGGTTCATGGCGATATGCCATCCTTTCAAAGCGAAGAGCATCATGTCGAGAAGCAGGACCAAGAAGCTGATTAGCGCTATCTGGGTAGCTTCTTTCCTGCTGGCCACCCCCATGCTTTTCATCATGGGGCAGATCTATGTCACAGAGGTTAAAATCTGCACCACAGTGGACCAGTCCATGGCAAAGACCGTTCTGCAGGTGAGTGCAGAACGCGACAGAAACCGGGGCACTTGCCACGCTGAGGGAATTAGGAGGGCACTATTgtctattgctttttttttttttttttttatcatgctgtCATTTGAAATGATGTTAGACATTGCTATAAAAAATACTACTGCACACAGGTCAGACATACGCTtgcacattcaaataaaataataataatcggcGCAGTCTGTCACGATTGTATATGTTTCATATATTATTAGTATATGTTGCACTGCTTGACATTCCACTTATCCCGTGAATGTATTCCAGAGTCCATCCTACTGtcattgagatatatatatatagagagagatagacagatagatagatagatagatagatagatagatagatagatagatagatagatagatagataggctcAAATCTGATTAGTTACACCATACTGTAGCTTGCCACTAGAAATGAAAAGGTCAAAAGCAAGAGAGGCTTTTAATAATACCCTCCTGGGAACACTTGGGTGCAGGTAAATAGCAATGCTGTACCGGCTCAGCACTGGCAGTTCGCCTTTTTGAGGCTTTTAAGTGATAGACAGGGTATTAACGAATATGTGCAAAACAGGCGTGTGGCTCCCATTGATGTATAAtaagcagtttctttttttattattaatgaaactCTTCATAAGATTAATAGAAAACTAACTAGAAAGATGTATTACaagatgtataatatatatatatatatatatatatatatatatatatatatatatatatatatatatatatatatatatatcgcttcCATGTTTATAATGCCTTGGTCATTTGTTTATAATCTGGGTTGTTGTCTCTTCTGATAGTTTCAAATACAATTATGGAACATTAAAGCAATCTTTTTACTGAAGAGCTCTctaaacatgtaaaaataaataaatgataataaaaaaaaaacgagttcCTATTGAAACTGCACACACATTCCAAATATGCTTCAAGTGTACAGTAAGTGgtcatttaaagaaacaggtgtgattttaaaaaaaaaagaaaagaaaacttgaaAATGTCAGAATGTAAAgggtaaaacatatattttgacaGAACCTTTTCACTGTTCCGTTTGCAATACAAATGGAGATTACataaagggtcattcagaacagaaaataggaggcacttttttacacagagaattgtgagggtctggaaccaactccccagtaatgttgttgaagctgacaccctgggatccttcaagaagctgctcgatgagattctgggatcaataaactactaacgaccaaatgagcaagatgggctgaatgtcctcctctcgtttgtaaaccttcttctgttcttatgttcttacctatactgtaaataaagttatttattaaggGGCAGTGCTTACAGCACATTTAATAAAGTGAGAAGACTTTTAAAACCATGAACAGGAATATAAACAAGTACATTCTTTTTAAAGACAAGCTGTGCTTTACCTGATATAAAACCTGCCTTGTGGAGAAGTGAAAGTATCACTTGAACTAGCTGGgcagcacagagagacaggagacGCAGTTACCAGTGTATTTCTCACTGTCTTATCAGATGATAAAATACTTGATGAAAGCTCTTTACTGAGAGAAAGAATGCTAGCTAATGAAGAATGTTGTGCTGAAAGAGAGCTTTCAGAAGAACACGTTGTCTTGGTGACCAGCTTAGCTTCTTTCTGTTTTTGCAAGGCTGCTGTTAGGACAGTTGGCTTTTAAATACTTTACTGTtgtttggaattatttcattCGCCCGACCTTCATGGCTGCTGTGCTGCATCTAAGTTCTCAGAGTTTGcaccagtttatttatatatttatatgtatgtgtacCTTAAAAAGAAAGTTATAGTATTccgaaaaaaataaaacgttacacatccccacatgttgtgacaattgtttaaataacctacctgtagtttttctttttattgtaaacatcctgacaacattttttactttgatttaaaaaaaaaaaaaaaaaaagtgattaaaaaaaacaaacaaacaccacagcaAGTGCTCTGGCCTTTTCTGTTCACGGATCGTTATctctgtgttacctgtttggcaaggtgggcaataatccttacactgtcagtgcactagagcggacattaaagacagactttaaagttataagtgtaaaaagctgtcaggatgttaacagtgaaatgAAAAATAGCAGGCacgttttttaaacagttgtagcagcacgtggggacgtgtgacgctatatttttcagaaccccgccaTTACTCTTTAAGCAGGACTGTTCATAATATTGGGCAGTATTATTTTTGAAGTAAAGCTCATAAGAAGTTATGTTTTAATGAAGAACAAGCTTTGTTCTCCCAGTGGTTGCAGAGTCAATTTTGTACTCCAGTGGGTCAATTGGGATGTTAATACTTTCAGTATGTGGGAGGTGTATTGATTAGATAGTGGCATGATAACAGTTCCTCTATGATTGTGCTGTACACAGCACAAAGGGGTGCCTGTGTTCAATAGATTTTCAAACTGCAGCTAATCACTTTCCAAATATAATATTCTcctaaatgaaacagaaagtgGCATTTCAGTTTGATTTGCAGAATTAAAATCAAAGTGTTAATTACTCATTATGATGCATCTGCATTTTAACGCAAATTAACATTTCAGATCCTTTTTTATTCAGAAAGATCAGAAAGTAGTTCAGAAGTAAAGACTGTTCAATTGTGTCTCATAGAATCCCAGGTTATTTAAGCAGATGAACCATTTATGAACAGAGGGTTTCTGTCTGACATTTTGGCATAACGCCACGCAACTGCCACAGTAGCTATGCAAGCATTAGCAGATAGAAAAAGCATTAGGGAGTTAGTGGAGCTCTGACTGAACTTAATACAATGTGGGCAGCATTCAGCTGTAATGCAACAgagaaaaacaaccacaacagTGCAATAACCCTAATGTGTGACTAGGAGAGTTTTTCAAAGACGCGTTTGCCTCTGTCTGCAAGCAAGTGAATTAGGAACTGCAAGCCAGAGGCTAGGGATTAATCAAAAGGGTTTAGTGATGAGTTCAGTGGCagaagttgcataaaaataataGAAGTGCAATCAGGCAGCAGATTCCTGCAGGAAGTGACTGTGGCTCTGGAGCACTGTTGGAGGTGCTGCCCTTCAGTTTGGACATTAGACTGAGGTCCTGCTGTCTTGCAATGAATGGGGCACCAGTACAGGTCAAGTATTCCAGCGCTGATTCTgcatcatgtatttttttttaagtgcacagAATGGAAAGTGTTAGAATCTAAAGGGTAACAGTGCActgtatgttattaaaaaataacaaatggcaGGAAAGCAGCAATCTAAAacaatgagagagaaaatgggCTTGACAGAATTAAGCTATTTGGCGCTTTCCACAATAAATCACACGGCATGTCAAAATATCTCGCTTTTAACACCGAAGTTTAAGATCACTTAGTAAAGTAAAGTTGTTTCCGCTGGTGTAGGTCAGCCTCACCAGAAGAATACATCAACGATTCTGTAACAATTTGAATACACCCCTTTGGTGCCTGTAAAGGGAGACATGTTTATTAGAGGTGTAAGATAACTGTTGCCTTTGCAACATTGTATCGATTTGTTAAATGCTTTCTGTCATACTAGAACTGTTTAAATGATGGCAGGTGCCATTAAAGCCTCAGAAATAAAgattaagcaattaaaaaaatattaaaaaaagaaatgaaaatggtTTCAGCAATTTGTCCCATTGTAAGGCACCTTTGCAGTGCTGAGAATTGGTGCAAACATTTATGTGTCATTTCTTAAAGTTAGACTTTTGCATACTTCGTCATTGCTTACGAAAAATTAAAGGAACGCTTCTTGCTGTTATATGTAGCAGTTCACCATGCTTATActgctctgtgctttaccatgcatgcACTTTGCTTTtctacactttgctgtgcatttAGCAGCCTGTGCCATTGGAAACATGTATTTTACATaggcatttacatttaaaaaggttttttcTCCAAGGAATATTTCTAAGTAGTATTGCAATTGCACACAGCATCACTTACAACATTGTCATTTTGCTTAAGTACACGTGTATTTGccaagtaactactatataaatacacagccGTTACAGACACTTATTGTAAAATgttactgtggcagggcagggccctgtctgtaaataataatattgttgtgtggtgatttggtggtggttggcaaggatggggttaatttcctatccctgccaaaatacatgtgagaatgtggctggagctaattgaacaattgataattaggctccagccacatgctataaaaaaggggaaatgtctttgtttggtggaggtggggggggggggggggggggggtgggtgtgaaCAGGGTGTGGCTACATTTGTTTGGTgtgacaaagttcagtgaaggctctgcccagcctgaacagttttgtttaaacttttgttttggcccttgtgccagttattttgtaagtgtttactgtgtgcgagatttgtttttgtttgaccttttgtttttggctctgtgaacagtgttttgtttgactttttgattgccttttgtttattaaacagcgcAGTAGTGCTTTAACTTCAGTTTTACTGTCTTCGGGTCTCTGTCCACCCAGCCATTCTGTCACAGTTACCAATCATGTTTAATCAGGAGCCTCATGTCATCAGATAAAGGGTTTGGAATTAAGCCCATAAGGTTGACACACTGTGATCCTAAGCCATTGACATAAAATAATGATGTGCTATAAAAATGTGCGCCTTCTGAGACCAACCCAGAACCCATTCCTGTTCTCCGATCGCTCTCTGTCAGTTTTACCCGTCCAAAGGAGCAATTACCTTAGTAATCACCATGTAATCCCTCCATGCAGTCTCCAGGGTGAACCATCAATCTAGCGAACCATCAAGCCAGCTTGGTGGGTTGGTTTACCTTGGCTTTGCTTCTAGCAT includes these proteins:
- the LOC121297748 gene encoding neurotensin receptor type 1-like; this encodes MNLNLPLLSEHNTSRNFQLITRDFYLSGYSETNASSPLSSNNTTGKQEDDLDVNTDIYSKVVVTVIYIGLFLVGCLGNSITVYTLVQKKTLQNLQSTVHYHLASLAVSDLLILVLCMPIELYNFIWVHNPWAFGNAVCKGYYFLRDACTYATAFNIASLSVERFMAICHPFKAKSIMSRSRTKKLISAIWVASFLLATPMLFIMGQIYVTEVKICTTVDQSMAKTVLQVNAFLSFVFPMVVISVLNTVIANQLIQMFKQAAQDSRVCTIGEHPTVLSVSVEPNRVQSLRHGVKVLRAVVVAFVVCWLPYHIRRLMYCYVTDWTDFLFDFYHYFYMVTNVLFYVSSTVNPVLYNLVSANYRQIFMSTLSYFCLPWRRKRKRPALARHFNSITSNQTFSSNIIKETMY